Proteins encoded in a region of the Dreissena polymorpha isolate Duluth1 chromosome 6, UMN_Dpol_1.0, whole genome shotgun sequence genome:
- the LOC127835528 gene encoding ficolin-2-like, with product MVQWTNITECVPVKDCTELLNRDSTKLSGVHTIITPVTHTKVQVLCDMEMDGGGWTVFQKRFNGSEDFYRNFSDYEEGFGTVYAEHWLGLKYIYEMTSHGSYQLRVDIVRSNGSSGYDVYGGFSLQPGTNYTLNVGSRITSNGLLNTTLSFSDGSSSGKPVGNAFTTYDHDVDRYPDNCAVKDQGGWWYNHCNDYINLNGLYRPGQISGRGMNYDSDYGLAASTMMFKSVS from the exons ATGGTCCAATGGACGAACATAACGGAATGTGTTCCAG TGAAAGACTGCACCGAGCTACTAAACAGAGATTCCACAAAGCTAAGCGGTGTGCACACCATCATCACCCCTGTCACTCACACCAAGGTACAGGTGCTCTGCGACATGGAGATGGATGGGGGAGGCTGGACG GTCTTTCAAAAGCGGTTCAATGGCAGTGAAGATTTTTATCGGAACTTTAGTGACTATGAAGAGGGCTTCGGAACTGTTTACGCAGAACACTGGCTGG GTCTTAAATACATTTACGAGATGACATCGCATGGTTCCTACCAACTCCGTGTGGACATTGTACGTTCGAACGGAAGCAGTGGATACGATGTGTACGGGGGCTTTAGTCTTCAGCCTGGGACGAACTACACACTGAACGTTGGGTCGCGTATAACGTCAAATGGTC TTCTCAACACAACCCTCTCATTTAGTGATGGAAGCTCTTCAGGGAAACCGGTCGGAAATGCCTTCACTACGTATGATCATGACGTTGACCGTTATCCGGACAACTGTGCAGTAAAGGATCAAGGGGGCTGGTGGTACAATCACTGCAATGACTACATCAATCTGAATGGACTTTACCGACCAGGACAAATAAGTGGACGGGGCATGAATTATGACTCTGACTACGGTCTTGCTGCCAGCACCATGATGTTTAAAAGCGTGTCATAA